The Streptomyces laurentii genome contains a region encoding:
- a CDS encoding hypothetical protein (DUF1684 domain-containing protein [Streptomyces fulvissimus DSM40593];~Protein of unknown function (DUF1684); pfam07920;~UniProt-pubmed:20624727; UniProt-pubmed:21463507; UniProt-pubmed:18375553; UniProt-pubmed:21059706; UniProt-pubmed:12000953; UniProt-pubmed:21551298;~identified by MetaGeneAnnotator; putative) produces the protein MSTDASQSLRDWRRWNEQRTAAVASSYGPLSLTGTYWLSDFPDGRIPSVPGDWRADGDEVILTADPAGDADAEDALTVDGAPLTGSVRLTADHAPVHESRVASGGRRLVVLRREGEWAVRDFDPGSEARRAFQGIEATPYDESWVRPGTYRPYPEDRHVRVANADGKERGLGLAGELFFELHGAEHSLQVAVEDDGTLWAVFADATSGRGSYRFRFLRPAAPAADGSVTVDFNRALLPPCAFAPHFICPFPPPGNTLDTAVAAGERQVREG, from the coding sequence ATGAGCACGGATGCATCACAGAGCCTGCGGGACTGGCGGCGCTGGAACGAGCAGCGCACGGCGGCGGTCGCCTCGTCGTACGGGCCGCTCTCGCTGACCGGGACGTACTGGCTCTCGGACTTCCCGGATGGGCGGATCCCGTCCGTGCCGGGTGACTGGCGGGCGGACGGCGACGAGGTGATCCTCACGGCGGACCCCGCAGGCGACGCGGACGCCGAGGACGCCCTCACGGTCGACGGCGCGCCCCTGACCGGCTCGGTGCGGCTGACGGCCGATCACGCCCCGGTCCACGAGTCCCGGGTGGCGTCGGGCGGGCGGCGGCTGGTGGTGCTGCGCCGCGAGGGGGAGTGGGCGGTACGGGACTTCGACCCCGGCTCGGAGGCGCGGCGCGCGTTCCAGGGCATCGAGGCCACCCCGTACGACGAGAGCTGGGTGCGGCCCGGGACCTACCGGCCGTACCCGGAGGACCGGCACGTCCGGGTGGCGAACGCCGACGGCAAGGAGCGCGGGCTCGGGCTCGCCGGAGAGCTGTTCTTCGAGCTGCACGGCGCCGAGCACAGCCTCCAGGTGGCCGTCGAGGACGACGGCACGCTGTGGGCGGTCTTCGCGGACGCCACCAGCGGGCGGGGCAGTTACCGGTTCCGGTTCCTGCGGCCGGCGGCGCCGGCGGCGGACGGCTCGGTGACGGTGGACTTCAACCGCGCGCTGCTGCCGCCGTGCGCGTTCGCGCCGCACTTCATCTGCCCGTTCCCGCCGCCGGGGAACACGCTGGACACGGCGGTGGCGGCGGGCGAACGGCAGGTGAGGGAGGGCTGA
- a CDS encoding hypothetical protein (expression regulator [Streptomyces roseosporus NRRL15998];~identified by MetaGeneAnnotator; putative) produces the protein MAHLCGLCLALRADHGQFARVVTNYDGLIVSVLTEAQIGRTDAGRRTAGPCPLRQMRSAPVARGEGARLAAAVSLVLASAKIRDHVADRDGLLARRPVAAAARRVARSWDRAGARTGRELGFDTAVLVDAVDRQTGIESLAGLGTSLLVVTEPTETATAAAFAHTAVLAGRPGNAAPLAEAGRLFGRLAHLLDAVEDQGADTAAGSWNPLTATGTSREEARRLADDALHGIRLALKDVEFAEGRLTHVLLAHELRNSIDRAFGTTTCSHGVRGSGYGPGPGPVPGNPYAPEGPGPVPGNPYAPGPGGPGGPGGPYNPGPGGPGGPGGPLPPQPPDRGRGLLAGCAVWLGLACTCQMCCGTYEGPWSRQRRDGLCAHCDPSNCCDCCDCCSNCSDCGCCGDSCCCDGCGCDC, from the coding sequence ATGGCCCATCTCTGCGGACTCTGTCTGGCGCTTCGTGCCGATCACGGCCAGTTCGCCCGGGTCGTCACCAATTACGACGGCCTGATCGTCTCGGTGTTGACGGAGGCCCAGATCGGGCGGACCGACGCCGGACGGCGGACGGCCGGGCCGTGCCCGCTGCGCCAGATGCGGAGCGCGCCGGTGGCACGGGGCGAGGGCGCGCGGCTCGCCGCCGCCGTGTCCCTGGTGCTGGCGTCGGCGAAGATACGCGACCATGTCGCCGACCGGGACGGGCTGCTGGCCCGCCGGCCGGTGGCCGCCGCCGCCCGCCGGGTGGCCCGCTCCTGGGACCGGGCCGGCGCCCGCACCGGGCGGGAACTCGGCTTCGACACCGCCGTCCTGGTCGACGCGGTCGACCGGCAGACCGGCATCGAGTCGCTGGCCGGCCTCGGCACGTCGCTCCTGGTCGTCACCGAGCCGACGGAGACGGCCACCGCCGCCGCCTTCGCGCACACCGCGGTCCTCGCCGGCCGCCCCGGCAACGCCGCGCCCCTCGCCGAGGCCGGCCGCCTCTTCGGACGCCTTGCCCATCTCCTGGACGCCGTCGAGGACCAGGGCGCCGACACCGCCGCCGGTTCCTGGAACCCGCTCACCGCGACCGGGACCTCCCGCGAGGAGGCCCGCCGGCTCGCCGACGACGCGCTGCACGGCATCCGTCTGGCGCTGAAGGACGTGGAGTTCGCCGAGGGGCGGCTCACCCACGTACTGCTCGCGCACGAGCTGCGGAACTCCATCGACCGCGCCTTCGGGACGACGACCTGCTCGCACGGCGTGCGGGGGTCCGGGTACGGGCCCGGCCCCGGACCGGTGCCGGGCAACCCGTACGCGCCCGAGGGGCCGGGGCCCGTCCCCGGCAACCCGTACGCCCCCGGCCCCGGTGGCCCCGGAGGCCCGGGCGGGCCGTACAACCCTGGTCCGGGCGGTCCCGGGGGCCCCGGCGGGCCGCTGCCGCCCCAGCCGCCGGACCGCGGCCGCGGGCTGCTGGCCGGCTGCGCCGTCTGGCTCGGCCTGGCCTGCACCTGCCAGATGTGCTGCGGGACGTACGAGGGCCCGTGGAGCCGGCAGCGCCGGGACGGGCTGTGCGCGCACTGCGACCCCAGCAACTGCTGCGATTGCTGTGACTGCTGCAGCAACTGCTCGGACTGCGGCTGCTGCGGCGACAGCTGCTGCTGTGACGGCTGCGGCTGCGACTGCTGA
- a CDS encoding DNA polymerase III subunit alpha (DNA polymerase III subunit alpha [Streptomyces cattleya NRRL 8057 = DSM46488];~DNA polymerase III, alpha subunit [DNA replication,recombination, and repair]; COG0587;~DnaE_OBF: A subfamily of OB folds corresponding to the C-terminal OB-fold nucleic acid binding domain of Thermus aquaticus and Escherichia coli type C replicative DNA polymerase III alpha subunit (DnaE). The DNA polymerase holoenzyme of E. coli contains...; cd04485;~Polymerase and Histidinol Phosphatase domain; cl17102;~generic binding surface I;~generic binding surface II;~identified by MetaGeneAnnotator; putative), giving the protein MPGFTHLHTASGYSVRYGASHPARLAERAAERGMDALALTDRDTVAGVVRFAKACETAGIRPLFGVDLAYEPPAPSPDGAPSDRSRTPGAAGRATQETSARRAPVRGGAFVDESAPRAVFLARSREGWAGLCARVTAAHARAGEGPPVLPWSGHTGDGLFVLLGPGSDIGRALAAGRPDRAARLLAPWRERYGDALCLEVVHHGRSGTGPGSLRLAARTVGFAAEQGVRPVLGNEVRYADPGQGPVADVLDAARRLVPVDPRAGLDSGEAWLKEPGAMTAAAERIAEAAGFRRDAAYRLLERTEEVAAACRVDPEDDLGMGSAHFPEPYLVGAAHRTAQRVLASRAAAGLLLKGYDRGPARRVYWDRMHHELDIIAHHGFASYFLTVAQVVDDVRDMGVRVAARGSGAGSLVNHLLGIAHADPVGNGLLMERFLSKRRTVLPDIDIDVESARRLEVYRAILGRFGAERVATVAMPETYRVRHAVRDVGAALSMDPAEIDRIAKAFPHIRARDARAALAELPELRGLRDASAGRERFWELVEALDALPRGIAMHPCGVLLSDASLLTRTPVVPTSGEGLPMSLFDKEDVEDLGLLKLDVLGVRMQSAMAHAVAEVGRATGTRPDIDAIPAGDPATYRLIRSAETLGCFQIESPGQRDLVGRLQPADFHDLVVDISLFRPGPVAADMVRPFIEARHGRAPVRYPHPDLADTLKETYGVVVFHEQIIEIVSVMTGCGRDEADQVRRGLSHPESQGRIKAWFAERAERRGYAPEVVARTWEIVEAFGSYGFCKAHAVAFAVPTYQSAWLKAHHPAAFYAGLLTHDPGMYPKRLLLADARRRGVPVLPVDVNRSAVAHRIELVSGRVGAPGAVWGLRLGLADVHGIGEAESARIETGAPYVSLLDFWERARPRRPVAERLAQVGALDAFGTNRRDLLLHLAELHRGRRKDAAHGGQLPLAQGRETAPVGLPDLDGAERLSAELGILGMDASRHLMGDHQEFLRELGVVPARELRAAEHGRTVLVAGAKVATQTPPILRRAASGPYGETAAREPQRIVFVTLDDASGLIDLAFFADSQAASAHTIFHSGLLLVRGKVQRRGPRSLTVAGSAAWNLTELAELRRTGGLDAVAARLAEDMSGPGADGPGTDGPGANRAGAGRAPGAHGAEPDGGVTSGRGRTLQVAEGVEMNPWSDLRPAGTDSLGGRKLWHSSPGSAG; this is encoded by the coding sequence ATGCCGGGATTCACGCATCTGCACACCGCGTCGGGCTACTCCGTGCGGTACGGCGCCTCGCACCCCGCCCGGCTGGCCGAGCGCGCCGCCGAGCGCGGCATGGACGCCCTCGCCCTCACCGACCGTGACACGGTCGCGGGCGTGGTCCGCTTCGCGAAGGCCTGTGAGACGGCCGGCATCCGCCCCCTGTTCGGCGTCGACCTCGCGTACGAGCCCCCCGCGCCGTCCCCGGACGGCGCGCCGTCCGACCGCTCCCGTACGCCGGGCGCGGCCGGCCGCGCCACGCAGGAGACGTCCGCCCGGCGCGCGCCGGTGCGCGGCGGGGCGTTCGTGGACGAGTCCGCGCCCCGGGCCGTCTTCCTCGCCCGCTCCAGGGAGGGCTGGGCCGGGCTCTGCGCCCGGGTCACCGCCGCCCACGCCCGGGCCGGCGAGGGACCGCCCGTCCTGCCCTGGTCCGGCCACACCGGCGACGGCCTCTTCGTCCTGCTGGGGCCCGGTTCCGACATCGGCCGCGCCCTCGCCGCCGGCCGCCCCGACCGGGCCGCGCGGCTGCTCGCGCCCTGGCGCGAGCGGTACGGGGACGCCCTGTGCCTGGAGGTCGTGCACCACGGCCGGTCCGGCACCGGGCCCGGCTCGCTGCGGCTGGCCGCCCGTACGGTGGGCTTCGCCGCCGAGCAGGGAGTACGACCCGTGCTCGGCAACGAGGTGCGGTACGCCGATCCCGGCCAGGGCCCCGTCGCCGACGTCCTCGACGCCGCCCGCCGGCTCGTCCCCGTCGACCCGCGCGCCGGGCTCGACAGCGGCGAGGCCTGGCTCAAGGAGCCCGGCGCGATGACGGCCGCCGCCGAGCGGATCGCCGAGGCCGCCGGATTCCGGCGGGACGCCGCGTACCGGCTGCTCGAACGCACCGAGGAGGTCGCCGCCGCCTGCCGGGTCGACCCCGAGGACGACCTCGGCATGGGCTCCGCGCACTTCCCCGAGCCGTACCTGGTCGGCGCCGCGCACCGGACCGCCCAGCGGGTGCTCGCCTCCCGGGCCGCCGCCGGCCTGCTCCTGAAGGGCTACGACCGCGGCCCCGCCCGGCGCGTCTACTGGGACCGGATGCACCACGAGCTGGACATCATCGCCCACCACGGATTCGCCAGCTACTTCCTGACGGTCGCCCAGGTCGTGGACGACGTCCGGGACATGGGCGTCCGGGTGGCCGCCCGCGGCTCCGGCGCCGGCTCCCTCGTCAACCACCTCCTCGGCATCGCCCACGCCGACCCGGTCGGGAACGGCCTGCTGATGGAACGGTTCCTCTCCAAGCGCCGCACCGTCCTGCCCGACATCGACATCGACGTGGAGTCCGCCCGCCGGCTGGAGGTCTACCGCGCGATCCTCGGCCGCTTCGGCGCCGAGCGGGTCGCCACCGTCGCCATGCCCGAGACCTACCGGGTCCGGCACGCCGTACGGGACGTGGGTGCCGCCCTGTCCATGGACCCGGCCGAGATCGACCGGATCGCCAAGGCGTTCCCGCACATCCGCGCCCGGGACGCCCGCGCCGCCCTCGCCGAACTGCCCGAACTGCGCGGCCTGCGCGACGCGTCGGCGGGCCGCGAGCGGTTCTGGGAGCTGGTCGAGGCGCTCGACGCGCTGCCCCGGGGCATCGCCATGCACCCCTGCGGCGTACTCCTCTCGGACGCCTCGCTGCTCACCCGTACCCCCGTCGTCCCCACCAGCGGCGAGGGACTGCCCATGTCCCTGTTCGACAAGGAGGACGTGGAGGACCTCGGGCTGCTCAAGCTCGACGTCCTCGGGGTGCGGATGCAGTCGGCGATGGCGCACGCCGTCGCCGAGGTCGGCCGGGCCACCGGCACCCGGCCGGACATCGACGCGATCCCGGCCGGCGACCCGGCCACGTACCGGCTGATCCGCTCCGCCGAGACCCTGGGCTGTTTCCAGATCGAGTCGCCCGGCCAGCGCGACCTGGTGGGCCGGCTCCAGCCGGCGGACTTCCACGACCTCGTCGTGGACATCTCGCTGTTCCGGCCGGGCCCGGTCGCCGCCGACATGGTCCGTCCGTTCATCGAGGCCCGGCACGGCCGCGCGCCGGTCCGCTACCCGCACCCCGACCTGGCGGACACGCTGAAGGAGACGTACGGCGTCGTCGTCTTCCACGAACAGATCATCGAGATCGTGAGCGTCATGACCGGCTGCGGCCGCGACGAGGCCGACCAGGTGCGCCGCGGGCTCTCCCATCCCGAGTCGCAGGGCCGGATCAAGGCGTGGTTCGCGGAGCGGGCCGAGCGCCGCGGGTACGCGCCCGAGGTCGTCGCCCGCACCTGGGAGATCGTCGAGGCGTTCGGCTCGTACGGCTTCTGCAAGGCGCACGCGGTGGCCTTCGCCGTGCCGACGTACCAGTCGGCCTGGCTCAAGGCGCACCACCCGGCCGCCTTCTACGCGGGGCTGCTCACCCACGACCCCGGCATGTACCCGAAGCGGCTGCTGCTCGCGGACGCCCGGCGGCGCGGGGTGCCCGTGCTGCCGGTGGACGTGAACCGGTCGGCGGTCGCCCATCGAATCGAACTGGTGTCCGGGAGGGTCGGCGCGCCGGGCGCGGTGTGGGGACTCCGGCTCGGCCTCGCCGACGTCCACGGCATCGGCGAGGCCGAGAGCGCCCGCATCGAGACCGGCGCGCCCTACGTCTCGCTGCTCGACTTCTGGGAGCGGGCCCGCCCGCGCCGGCCCGTCGCCGAACGCCTCGCCCAGGTCGGCGCGCTCGACGCCTTCGGCACCAACCGCCGCGACCTGCTGCTCCACCTCGCCGAACTGCACCGCGGCCGGCGCAAGGACGCCGCCCACGGCGGTCAGCTGCCGCTCGCCCAGGGCCGCGAGACCGCCCCCGTCGGCCTGCCCGACCTCGACGGGGCCGAACGGCTCAGCGCCGAACTCGGCATCCTCGGCATGGACGCCTCCCGCCATCTCATGGGCGACCACCAGGAGTTCCTGCGCGAGCTCGGCGTGGTGCCCGCCCGGGAGCTGCGCGCGGCCGAGCACGGCCGGACCGTCCTGGTCGCGGGCGCCAAGGTGGCCACCCAGACCCCGCCGATCCTGCGCCGCGCCGCGTCCGGGCCGTACGGGGAGACGGCCGCGCGGGAGCCGCAGCGGATCGTCTTCGTCACCCTCGACGACGCCTCGGGCCTGATCGACCTGGCCTTCTTCGCCGACAGCCAGGCCGCGAGCGCGCACACGATCTTCCACAGTGGACTGCTGCTCGTGCGGGGGAAGGTCCAGCGCCGCGGGCCGCGGTCGCTCACCGTGGCGGGCTCCGCCGCGTGGAACCTGACGGAGCTGGCGGAGCTGCGCCGTACGGGCGGGCTCGACGCGGTGGCGGCACGGCTGGCCGAGGACATGAGCGGACCGGGCGCGGACGGACCGGGTACGGACGGACCGGGCGCGAACCGGGCGGGTGCGGGCCGCGCCCCGGGTGCGCACGGCGCGGAGCCGGACGGCGGGGTGACGTCCGGCCGCGGCCGGACCCTCCAGGTCGCCGAAGGCGTCGAGATGAACCCCTGGTCGGACCTCCGGCCCGCGGGCACCGACTCCCTCGGCGGCCGCAAACTGTGGCACTCCAGCCCCGGAAGCGCCGGGTGA
- a CDS encoding membrane protein (YhgE/Pip C-terminal domain; TIGR03062;~identified by MetaGeneAnnotator; putative;~membrane protein [Streptomyces ghanaensis ATCC14672]): MGALHHPQPKDVPFGVVAPPRVSEPLVTRLDQLPGGPLDPRAVADEAEARKQILNRDIDGALISAPAGPTDTLLVASGGGKALSLTLEATFRQVAAAEHRRLRVVDVAPASPQDFNGLSAFYLVIGWCVGGYICAAILAISAGARPANAERAVIRLGVLAVYAILGGLGGALIVGPILGALPGSIPALWGLGALVVFAVGATTLALQSLFGIVGIGLAILIIVVAGNPSAGGAFPLPMLPPFWQAIGPALPPGAGTWAARSIAYFKGNDMLGSMLVLSAWAVAGTAITVVVSALKREGREPRAAATASS; this comes from the coding sequence GTGGGCGCCCTGCACCATCCGCAGCCGAAGGACGTCCCCTTCGGCGTGGTGGCGCCGCCCCGGGTCTCCGAACCCCTGGTGACCCGGCTGGACCAGCTGCCCGGCGGGCCGCTCGACCCGCGCGCCGTCGCCGACGAGGCCGAGGCCCGGAAACAGATCCTGAACCGGGACATCGACGGAGCGCTGATCTCCGCCCCGGCCGGCCCCACCGACACCCTGCTCGTCGCCTCCGGCGGCGGCAAGGCGCTCTCCCTCACTCTGGAGGCGACGTTCCGGCAGGTCGCGGCGGCCGAACACCGCCGGCTGCGCGTCGTCGACGTGGCGCCCGCCTCCCCCCAGGACTTCAACGGACTCTCCGCCTTCTACCTGGTCATCGGCTGGTGCGTCGGCGGCTACATCTGCGCCGCGATCCTCGCGATCAGCGCCGGCGCGCGGCCCGCCAACGCGGAGCGGGCGGTCATCCGGCTCGGCGTGCTCGCGGTCTACGCGATCCTCGGCGGGCTCGGCGGCGCGCTCATCGTCGGCCCGATCCTGGGCGCCCTGCCCGGCAGCATCCCCGCCCTGTGGGGGCTGGGCGCGCTGGTGGTCTTCGCGGTCGGCGCGACCACCCTCGCCCTGCAGTCGCTGTTCGGGATCGTCGGCATCGGCCTGGCGATCCTCATCATCGTGGTCGCGGGCAACCCGAGCGCGGGCGGCGCCTTCCCGCTGCCGATGCTGCCACCGTTCTGGCAGGCCATCGGCCCGGCCCTGCCACCGGGCGCGGGCACCTGGGCGGCGCGCTCGATCGCATACTTCAAGGGCAACGACATGCTCGGTTCGATGCTGGTCCTGTCGGCCTGGGCGGTCGCCGGCACCGCGATCACCGTGGTGGTCTCCGCGCTCAAGCGGGAGGGACGGGAGCCGAGGGCGGCGGCCACCGCCTCCTCCTGA
- a CDS encoding N-acetyltransferase GCN5 (Acetyltransferase (GNAT) domain; pfam13302;~Acetyltransferase (GNAT) family; pfam00583;~N-acetyltransferase GCN5 [Frankia sp. EuI1c];~PFAM: GCN5-related N-acetyltransferase; KEGG: cai:Caci_6831 GCN5-related N-acetyltransferase;~identified by MetaGeneAnnotator; putative), whose translation MIETERLLLRPLRADDADAFVALHADERVNRFVGAYTLRQARERLATIERQWAERGHGLCAVELRSTGEFLGRCGLNHWPRFDEVEIGWTFRAEAWGHGYATEAARACIDWGFATLDAAYVPYLTAMIRPGNTPSVRVAERLGFTPLREDEMHGNPVTVYALRRPTPEGPDA comes from the coding sequence GTGATCGAGACGGAACGGCTGCTCCTGCGCCCCTTGCGAGCCGACGACGCCGACGCGTTCGTCGCCCTCCACGCCGACGAACGGGTGAACCGTTTCGTGGGCGCCTACACCCTCCGGCAGGCCCGTGAGCGGCTGGCCACGATCGAACGCCAGTGGGCCGAGCGCGGCCACGGCCTGTGCGCCGTCGAACTGCGCTCCACCGGCGAGTTCCTGGGCCGTTGCGGCCTGAATCACTGGCCGCGGTTCGACGAGGTGGAGATCGGCTGGACGTTCCGGGCCGAGGCCTGGGGCCACGGTTACGCCACGGAGGCGGCCCGGGCCTGTATCGACTGGGGCTTCGCGACGCTCGACGCGGCGTACGTGCCGTACCTCACCGCCATGATCCGGCCCGGGAACACCCCCTCGGTACGGGTGGCCGAGCGGCTCGGCTTCACCCCGCTGCGCGAGGACGAGATGCACGGCAACCCGGTCACGGTGTACGCGCTGCGGCGCCCGACCCCCGAAGGGCCGGACGCCTGA
- a CDS encoding cell division protein sepF 3 (Protein of unknown function (DUF552); cl00775;~cell division protein sepF 3 [Streptomyces pristinaespiralis ATCC25486];~identified by MetaGeneAnnotator; putative), which translates to MGSVRKASAWLGLVEDHDERYYDDEYADGAESNDAWVTDPRVQVASDTAQDRGRRIATVSPAGFRDARGIGELFRAGVPVIVNLTAMEPDDAKRVVDFTAGLTFGLHGSIERVATRVFLLTPADTQIVTGETMGRGQGGFFNQS; encoded by the coding sequence ATGGGATCGGTGCGCAAGGCCAGTGCCTGGCTGGGACTCGTCGAGGACCACGACGAGCGCTACTACGACGACGAGTACGCCGACGGTGCCGAGAGCAACGACGCCTGGGTGACGGACCCGCGGGTGCAGGTCGCGTCCGACACGGCACAGGACCGGGGCCGGCGGATCGCGACCGTCTCGCCCGCCGGATTCCGGGACGCCCGGGGCATCGGCGAGCTGTTCCGGGCCGGGGTACCCGTCATCGTCAACCTGACCGCCATGGAGCCGGACGACGCCAAGCGGGTCGTCGACTTCACCGCCGGCCTCACCTTCGGCCTGCACGGTTCGATCGAGCGCGTCGCGACCCGGGTCTTCCTGCTGACCCCGGCCGACACCCAGATCGTCACCGGCGAGACCATGGGCCGCGGCCAGGGCGGCTTCTTCAACCAGAGCTGA
- a CDS encoding peptidase S1 and S6 chymotrypsin/hap (Alpha-lytic protease prodomain; pfam02983;~PFAM: peptidase S1 and S6 chymotrypsin/Hap; KEGG: sgr:SGR_5762 streptogrisin B precursor;~identified by MetaGeneAnnotator; putative;~peptidase S1 and S6 chymotrypsin/Hap [Streptomyces flavogriseus ATCC33331]), with translation MRITRTTPTRTVRLLAVAAGLAAAAAVAVPAANATPTGTFSAEQLDAVDDAVLSADVAGTAWRIDPATKTVVVTADSTVSQSDIAKIKQKAGAGAGALRIERTPGVFNKLISGGDAIYASSWRCSLGFNVKDSAGNDYFLTAGHCTDGAGTWWSNSAHTTTLGTTTGSSFPTNDYGIVRYTNTSVVKSGTVGSVDITSAANATTGMSVTRRGSTTGIHSGTVTGLNATVNYGGGDIVYGMIQTNVCAEPGDSGGPLYSGSRAIGLTSGGSGNCTSGGTTFFQPVTEALSAYGVNVF, from the coding sequence GTGAGGATCACGCGCACCACCCCCACACGCACCGTCCGCCTGCTCGCCGTCGCGGCCGGTCTCGCCGCCGCGGCGGCCGTCGCGGTCCCCGCCGCGAACGCCACCCCCACCGGCACCTTCAGCGCCGAGCAGCTCGACGCCGTCGACGACGCGGTGCTGAGCGCCGACGTGGCCGGCACCGCCTGGCGGATCGACCCGGCGACCAAGACGGTGGTCGTGACCGCCGACTCCACGGTCTCGCAGTCCGACATCGCCAAGATCAAGCAGAAGGCCGGGGCCGGCGCGGGCGCGCTGCGCATCGAGCGGACCCCGGGCGTGTTCAACAAGCTGATCTCCGGCGGCGACGCCATCTACGCGAGCAGCTGGCGCTGTTCGCTGGGCTTCAACGTCAAGGACAGCGCGGGCAACGACTACTTCCTCACCGCCGGTCACTGCACCGACGGCGCGGGCACCTGGTGGTCCAACTCCGCCCACACCACCACCCTCGGCACCACCACCGGGTCGAGCTTCCCCACCAACGACTACGGCATCGTGCGCTACACCAACACCTCGGTGGTCAAGTCCGGCACGGTCGGCAGCGTCGACATCACCAGCGCCGCCAACGCCACCACCGGCATGTCCGTCACCCGCCGCGGCTCCACCACCGGCATCCACAGCGGTACGGTCACCGGCCTCAACGCGACCGTGAACTACGGCGGCGGCGACATCGTCTACGGCATGATCCAGACCAACGTCTGCGCCGAGCCCGGCGACTCCGGCGGCCCGCTCTACTCGGGCAGCCGCGCCATCGGCCTCACCTCGGGCGGCAGCGGCAACTGCACCTCGGGCGGGACGACGTTCTTCCAGCCGGTGACGGAGGCGCTGAGCGCGTACGGCGTGAACGTGTTCTGA